The following coding sequences are from one Bradyrhizobium sp. 200 window:
- a CDS encoding Crp/Fnr family transcriptional regulator, whose amino-acid sequence MSKQAEFAVILKMNPMFADLGADELQRISGLCHTEQLGLGEMLFQKGDAGDALYGVRRGQIRIETGASDGSRLTLNFMGPGDLFGEVAVLDGESRTADATAGEPSELFVLRREDFLAFLEREPKVAIKIIRLLCQRIRWQSERMEESVLQPLPVRLARRLCALASDFGSEVHISQEQLGVFVGAARESVNRQLQLWRKDGILDLQRGRILLQNMTKLTAVARNE is encoded by the coding sequence ATGAGCAAACAGGCCGAATTTGCGGTCATTCTGAAAATGAACCCGATGTTTGCGGATCTGGGCGCCGACGAATTGCAGCGCATCTCGGGTCTTTGCCACACCGAGCAGCTCGGCCTCGGCGAGATGTTGTTCCAGAAGGGCGATGCGGGCGATGCCCTCTACGGGGTCCGTCGCGGCCAGATCCGGATCGAAACCGGCGCCTCCGACGGCAGCCGCCTGACGCTGAATTTCATGGGCCCCGGCGATCTGTTCGGCGAGGTCGCCGTCCTCGACGGCGAGAGCCGTACTGCGGACGCCACTGCCGGTGAGCCCTCGGAACTGTTCGTGCTGCGGCGCGAGGATTTCCTGGCCTTTCTCGAGCGCGAGCCGAAGGTCGCGATCAAGATCATCAGGCTGCTGTGCCAGCGCATCCGCTGGCAGAGCGAGCGGATGGAAGAATCCGTGCTGCAGCCGCTGCCGGTTCGCCTCGCGCGGCGGCTCTGCGCACTCGCCTCCGATTTCGGTTCCGAAGTCCACATCTCGCAGGAGCAGCTCGGCGTCTTCGTCGGCGCCGCCCGCGAAAGCGTCAACCGTCAACTGCAGCTCTGGCGCAAGGACGGCATTCTGGACCTGCAGCGCGGACGGATATTGCTGCAGAACATGACCAAGCTGACGGCGGTGGCAAGGAACGAATAG